aagtcataaacgtttgaacagtagtgtgtgttcCTTTATCTTCCTTTTCTATCTGTGGATGCAACActtaaaattatgaataattgttttcattatttggCATATATTAACACTTGGGAGCAGAAATCAGCCAAGAAACAGCTGTCAATCCTGTAGACATCGTCAGCACTTTACAGTCGCTCCAGATGCTGAAGTACTGGAAAGGGAAGCACCTGATCTTAAAAAGACAGGTAACTCTGATTCTTATGTCTCTAGTCATTTTAGCAACAGACTGTTAGCATTAATTACATGCTTgttattttgagtttttttaatgcatttaaatggttGAATGATTTCTAGGATCTGATAGATGATTGGAAAACCAAAGAGTCAGAACGTGGAGGCAGCAAGACTATTGACCCTGCGGCCTTGAAGTGGAGCCCGCCCAAAGGAACCTAAGACAATCATCTGCATGCTCTTCAATGTTTCTGTAGCTCAGCAGGTCTTGGTCACTACTAGAATAGCTCAACACATAGGAAAGTGGTTTCTTTGTTACAGTAAGATACAAGTAAAGCTGCAGTCCTAACTGTGTCCTGTATGTGTCACATGGTTCAGTTCAAACATTTTGAGTTACCTTAACTGCTCTGTTTGAGTTTTTTAAACCTTGTTAACATTTCAGCGAGCATCGTAGAACAGCTGCGTTGGAGATACTATCACCTAACTCACTGTTTGACTCTCAGTTGGCAGttgttttactgttgttgtttttttagtcaTCTATTGCATCTCTTTGTTTTATTGAAACGACTGTTTGACTGTTAAATATTTATGTGGGGGGAAAAACCATTACAGTGTTTCTGTAACTAATGGTTTTGTGAGCTAAagagcttcttctttttttttaatttcctttgaACTAGATATGTGTTCCCAGCCCTTTTTGACATTTTAGCCAGAGTTAAAAGAGTATTTTATTAGCTCAAGTGAGACAAACCTGTATTTTGGAACAGACACATTTCAGTAAATGTGAAACATTAACCAAGTGAGACAAACCTGTATTTTGGAACAGACACATTTCAGTAAATGTGAAACATTAACCCTTCATCAAGTGTTATCTTTTCTAAAGCCTACAACGTAATCTATTAAGTGGAAGCTTCACTTGGTTTATAGCATGTCTTGCAGTTACTGTGATTTGTGAGCAGCCAGAATATCTTTAGTTAGCTGATAGACTTGTGAACTCCACCTGCAGGATTAACTCAGACTCCACTAATGTGCCAGCAGCATGAGTTGCTCTTGAGTTTCGCTCTCCTCTCAAATAAACTCGTCACTGTTTAACATGATGACGTCCAGTGAGTTCATGGGGTTTAACTGTTAATAAACAATGTGGAAATTCCTAAAAGGAagttgatcaaaaaaataaatttgtcgTCGTTAATCACCCATACAAACGAAAGTGAATGTTAATTAActaataattttgttatgtgcgcGAACTGTTTCCTGTGTTTACTTTACGCTGTTTCTTTGGTTATAGTCATTGATTAAAGTTAGTCATTTGAGGCATAATTTATactccctgctgaaaaaaacaatagaaaccattacagaagtTCTAATGGTTTCAattacaaaaccattacaaaccatcagcaattaaccattaccaaatggtttccattacatagtgtgttttgggcatattccattaggatttattggtttgtattggtttccaatacaagtttgtattggtcacgatttgcacataatggtttccatcacagttttgtattggttctgatggttccattacaagtttgtattggtctttattaaaacaaatttaatggtttccgtcaGTTTTGTAATGGTTGTGATGGTTCCATTGCAAGTTTGTACTggtctttatttgcatatatttaatagttttcgttgcagttttatattggttctgatttgaatgtttaactgatagctggtaattaggccattaattattataagtaaataatttaaattattaatacaaactgtacacaggttttgtcaagaatataatttttttatttatttaaacttcataccaacctttcaatagcaaacagttcaggttgttttgcaaagaattaagaatatgcacataaaatcaaaattattcacagaatactcaacatagctggaattaacacaaaaccttgacattacattttattttaattattgttattcattaatgcattaatagaaatgcaggaactatgaactgtttttgtggcttgtagctgtctcagacctgaaaaaaaaagggacaattcattaggacaatgtaccacattaccagtatgtgagattatccatacatatatttaaatggcagtctcaaaaaagttactgatttttctttcatgcctaaaatcattaggatttaaaaaaagataatgttccatgaatatattttgtaaattccctaccataaatgtatcaacttaattttttattaataaaatgctttgctttggatttgaaatatttttcacaatatttagattttttagcaccatcagattccagattttcaaatagttgtatctcagacaaatattgtcctcctaacaaaccatacatcaatggaaaacttatttagtattattattgaaataaaaatctaaaaaataaaataaaaacaattacccttgtaactggttttgtggtccagtttcaCAAATAGGCTTGAATAATTACATTGTCTACTTTTTATGGTACATAGTCTCTATTCACTTCGAGTCATATTAGATAAGAGGTTGTAGCAATTCCATTCGGATATGGATATGTAAACACTTACCACTGACAGTTTTATCTGGTTCGTGTCACTGATCTCCTCAGCCAGGTATTTCCGTACACTTAGGGGGCGTTTATTTCCTATAAGGTGTGGccttttttcttcagcttctgagacagacactcctgttttgaacacacacacataaacaaaaattgaaattcaagaactgatggactaatctcagactttaaatctgaccactctcaagtggaaattaagtagcatatgtgacctgtgctggcaaagttagtcacaatgagcaaaaatcagtagaggttttttttctcattaaaaagtcCTTGAAAAAATGATgtatgactgtatatatataaaaaaaatgactgagctacacacgtttgaagttgaaagagttggcaaagtcaactcttttctattttctaaaggttccaaaccaaaatcactgagcaacattgcatcttttcctgcagttcttttcttaataataattcacttttttattttacatccgaacaaaagcattcaagtaagaaaaacaaataatcaaatgtaaaatccctttattcattacaaataaattaattattaaaactataaaagcagttcaattagtcattctatgtatacaggtgctggtcatataattagaatatcataatttcaattcaaaaagtgaaacttgtatattatattcattcattacacacagactgatatatttatttatatctgacaactaaggaaaatcccaaattcattatcttagaaaattagaatataacttaagaccaaagcaaagaaaggatttttagaaatcttggccaactgaaaagtatgaacatgaaaagtatgagcatgtacagcactcaatacttagttgaggctccttttgcctgaattactgcagcaatgtggcgtggcatggagtcgatcagtctgtggcactgctcaggtgttatgagagcccaggttgctctgatagtggccttcagctcttctgcactcttgggtctggcatatcactactcagcagcagtacagtcctttctgaagcgagacacttctggttctgtctgttgttcaagagtgtcttgacacaaggaatgcgaagctgaaacccatgtcttgcatacgtctgtgtgtagtggttcttgaagcactgactccagctgcagtccactctttgtgaatctcccccacatttttgaatgggttttgtttcacaatcctctccagggtgcagttatccctattgcttctacacttattttctactacatcttttccttcccttctcctctctattaatgtgcttggacacagagctctgtgaacagccagcctctttagcaatgaccttttgtgtcttcccctccttgtgcaaagtgtcaatggtcgtcttttggacaactgtcaggtcagcagtcttccccatgattctgtagcctacagaactagactgagagaccatttaaagtctttgcaggtgttttgagttaattagctgattagagtgtggcaccaggtctcttcaatattgaaccttttcacaacatTGAAATTTTCtgggatactgaatttgggattttccttagttgtcagttatagacatcaaaattaaaagaaataaagatttggaatatatcagtctgtgtgtaatgaatgaatataatatacaagtttcactttttgaatggaattagtgaaatcaactttttgatgatattttaattatatgaccagcacctgtatttatcaggatatatatataactgtaatttgaatgtcggattgaaatgaacactgttattagagtagttaattgttagcataagtgcggctaataataataattaaaaaataataataattagcatgtttttgtgttttgctttggtactgaaattggtactgtgacaacactaataGTTAGACCTCGATTAATGTGTTCAAGTGCACTgcaggttggagcaaaactctgcatgtaagtggaccttaagagacaatgttgagatctcctgcaatatgtcctgaacatgcactataaagagacagaatgacttacaacactggtgtccagtcctgggctgaaggaccaccgttctgcagagtttctgctgatccttgatcagctgctcaggtctgcttaactggggttggagctaaactctgaaaaaagagaagacaagattgtttaaatatgttacagtaaccttgtgctttatcaatgattttcagtctctgaaatagaaaagatctatcaGTGCTGAATGGCATCATGCATACATcatatgtaatgatatttaacaagagttctaacactgtgtcgtcactggacagcacaacaaaatacaacagagccttttataatcagtgatgctctctacactggatgcggcacgaaacaacaaatcacagacggtgatctgatgccttttcctatttatgatgtactgacacaaagtttgaatgatttttaacagtcactttggtgtgagagtgtgtagcttggagatagagatttttttatgtttctggaATAAGTCTCATGTAAActaagaaaactgcatttatttgatcataaataaaaatggtaatgttgtgaaatattagtaaattttcaaataactgctttatatgaatattttgtacaattttattcttgttttcacaaagcatgatttctgaaggattgtgtgacactggagactgatgctgaaaattcagctttgatcacttattaaaacaaacttaaatagaaaatagttattaaaaaatggtaatttcacaatttaactgtattttaatcaaataaatgcagcagtggtgagcataaaagatgtctttgaaatacatgacaaatctgacccttacatttttgaatggtgtaTGTTTGACGAATTGCTTACTATTCATGGTTCATAAggtctaaaaatgttcttcgaCAGGAGATATGACTAGAGCAcagccatcagcatggaagaaccTAGGAACATACGCATACtgtcacagagacaacaatatttattatacaatgccaggCATAAGGCATAAactatagcagaggtgaaatgcagaaaaagaaaaataataattcacagaatatatcatttatataatcatttacaataaatatatatatatattttagttttacttatgTAGTAATGCTCCTACAGCGTGGACatcaaaatgtgtatgttttcatcctctctgtcagaagctcccttcagaaatgttaaaatcaggAACTTCTCCTGTGtcatagatgttttttttctggcacttctgaaatcacagaacaagtttgtatttatgtgtttacCATGAAAGATCAAAACCTGAAGGTTTTTGTCCATTTTCACGCTCTATGTAAGTGATGTAACGTTATCCGGTTACGTTAGTGCACATTTTAGGATTAAACAGTGCATACTTTTAGGGTTAAATTAATTCGGTTAAGTTacttccattcatccattgatatatatggagagagagagagacagagagagagagagcatctacacacaagatgacattaaaagcccaaacttaatAAATAAGAGCCCATGTCTATCGTTACCTCTTGTAGTTAGCCTTACCtttgagatgctaacggactttttctgacgacgctaaaccatttctataaagtaaatattaaacgaaAGCGTacaatttacatgaaataaagtgtcaggaacattttaatgtactatttgtgtaatttaatagactaaacttacctaaaaaaaagtgaaaccacaTTGAGTGTCAGCGATCAGCTGCTTGACGGTTGGGCTGCCGcctcgtttccatggtgacgtcctCCGCTCCAGTTCCGCGCGCGCGCACATTACAGCACGTGGAAGTCACGCAGAATtctatttttgggctaaatttggaccaaatccgacagacaaaaaaaatacaaactttcAAGTCAATTTTGAAGGCCATGACGAGTAGagttgatttaaaaattaaaaataacctttcCAAATGACGTATGGTGGCAATCCAAGACAATACATgccaccaatagaagaaagcaatttaccaatagagacccacaggGACCATTACTGTGACCATTACAACCAAcataattcccattataaccattaaaaccattacaaattttgtaatggtttctattgtttgtgtgttaattttttttcagcagtagccTACCCACTAAGACCATTACAGTTTTCCAAAGAAACCACTCAATTTATTGGAGTCATAATGGTTTCTACTGGTGTCCAGTAGATACCACTAGAAGTTTCTAAAGGTGTTCTATTGGTCCTTAATGGTATCCAATAGACAATACACgccaccaatagaagaaagcaaattaccaatagagacccacagagaccattacagtgtccattaaaaccattagaattccaataagaaccattaaaaccattacaaattctgtttggtttccaatatggtttctattgtttttttcagcaggggcTGTTTTTAGTAAAATTTAAACTTGAAGATTAACGGTCTCAGCGTGTAACGTTAGTTCCAAACATCTAtgactttgtttattttgtttattctttatttattattaacatttttttttttttttttcaaaaaaaaaaaaaaaaaacacttgaggcTGTGGTCGACCGTTCCTCTTCGAGTGGTTAATCAAGTGATAAAACACCATAAACCAATAGGTTACAGTTCATTGTTTTATTTGAGACGGGATAAACTCATAGACCGTAAAAGAGCCATTGGCAGTGTTACACAGGAAGCAGTGAACGAAGTACGTTACCAACATCCGTTTCCACAACACTGACACTAGAAAAGACATGATCATAATCATGTCTCACACTTGTGGTCTTTGCActtgaaccactgatctataatatagaaccaGAGGTgtagttgtaaaaaaaaacagcgaTGGTTTACTAATCTATAATAGaacatatatagatcagtgacttGAACCCTTGACTACTTATATGACGTATTTCCTGTGTTTGGCCCAAGTTaggatgaagaccacaagtgtaAGTAAAACTTCATTACCTGATGAGACACACTTATATTACtgtaaaaatgcaagtgtttgcatagctttattttaatagtaatttttttgtaaaaaaaaaaaaagtctctttgtACATAGAGAAGCCTCATTTAGAGGAAGATCTCATTTATGAGCAAGCAGACAGAGCAGCTAGAATGTTTGAGTGACAATACTGTTCACATGAAGCTGGTTTTAGATTAAATGACTTTAGACACAGGCATCATACTCCGCAAGGGACCTGTGACTATTCTTTGAAGAAGCAGAGACCCCTCCCAGGGTAAAGAGTAGCCCTCCAAGAAGAATCCCAAACGCTGACAGCAGAGAGAGTCCAGCGACACTGAGACACTGGGCTCGAACAGAATCAAAGAGGAATCTAAACCAGAGCCTCTGGGATGTTGTGGTACAGAAGAGACAGACATTGAGACAGACATCCTCCAGCAAATCAACACAACCAGCTGCCTGTCTCGTCCTTTTCCAACAGCATTGTCCACTGTAACCAACCTAGTAATTTACTCAGTTCTGCTTCCAAACACATTCTTAGGTCATGGGTGGAGAATATGGTCCAGACGGGGGGTGTTCACAGCGTCAGTGAGAGTCTGCACAGCTGCCACGTGTGCAGCAAGACCTTCACAACACCCTCCAGCCTCGAACCACACGTCATGTGCCATTCACACGAGAGACCTTTCGATTACAAGTGCTGCAAGTTCAGGTTCAGCCGATCTGAATAAGGACGAGTGCATTCATACAGGAGAAAGGCCATATACAGTTGGCTCTGTAGACGAAGATTCAACCGAACAGAGATTCTCAGAAGACACTTGAGTAGGTTCATTATGGAACAGGACTATGAGCTTTAAATTCTCAGCATTTATTTTAGCATGTTGTTGATtgatatatatggagagagagagagacagagagagagagagcatctacacacaagatgacattaaaagcccaaacttaatAAATAAGAGCCCATGTCTATCGTTACCTCTTGTAGTTAGCCTTACCtttgagatgctaacggactttttctgacgacgctaaaccatttctataaagtaaatattaaacgaaAGCGTacaatttacatgaaataaagtgtcaggaacattttaatgtactatttgtgtaatttaatagactaaacttacctaaaaaaaagtgaaaccacaTTGAGTGTCAGCGATCAGCTGCTTGACGGTTGGGCTGCCGcctcgtttccatggtgacgtcctCCGCTCCAGTTCCGCGCGCGCGCACATTACAGCACGTGGAAGTCACGCAGAATtctatttttgggctaaatttggaccaaatccgacagacaaaaaaaatacaaactttcAAGTCAATTTTTTCAAGTCAAAGAGGAATCTAAACCAGAGCCTCTGGGATGTTGTGGTACAGAAGAGACAGACATTGAGACAGACATCCTCCAGCAAATCAACACAACCAGCTGCCTGTCTCGTCCTTTTCCAACAGCATTGTCCACTGTAACCAACCTAGTAATTTACTCAGTTCTGCTTCCAAACACATTCTTAGGTCATGGGTGGAGAATATGGTCCAGACGGGGGGTGTTCACAGCGTCAGTGAGAGTCTGCACAGCTGCCACGTGTGCAGCAAGACCTTCACAACACCCTCCAGCCTCGAACCACACGTCATGTGCCATTCACACGAGAGACCTTTCGATTACAAGTGCTGCAAGTTCAGGTTCAGCCGATCTGAATAAGGACGAGTGCATTCATACAGGAGAAAGGCCATATACAGTTGGCTCTGTAGACGAAGATTCAACCGAACAGAGATTCTCAGAAGACACTTGAGTAGGTTCATTATGGAACAGGACTGTGAGCTTTAAATTCTCAGCATTTATTTTAGCATGTTGTTTTGGATTGTTCAACAAAATCATTGAATATTCATATCTCAAAGGTTACTATAGTTGCTCAGCCCATAAGGCCTGTTTGTTCCCCCACTTTTAATGTAGTATGTTGTCAACTGTTTCCATCAAATTGTATagaaaaataatcaataaatatcataaatgttTCTAATGAGAATACATGATATGTGGTAAAATTCTCATTTATCAAAGTGCAGAACTCCAGTGGATTCTTGTTTTCAATGTTGTTTGTATTTACAgcagtgtttttttaattaatttgtgtggcatttttgttgttttgtttgtttttttgtattaaaatgtgtacaaaaacaaacatacactactgtttcaaagtttgataaaaaaaaatacagtaaaaaaagtacCCTAATAGtgtgaaattattacaattacagttttctgtttaaatataatctaaatgtaatttatccctgtgatggcaaagccgtattttcagcagccatcactccagtcgtcagtgtcccacgatccttcagaaatcacttaaGAAACTTCTCATCGCTGTtgaattttttcaggattctttgaagaaagATCaagagagcagcatttatttacaatagaaATCTGTTTAAACATTGTTAATATATTTACTGTCTTGCTTTAT
The nucleotide sequence above comes from Carassius gibelio isolate Cgi1373 ecotype wild population from Czech Republic chromosome B3, carGib1.2-hapl.c, whole genome shotgun sequence. Encoded proteins:
- the zgc:113090 gene encoding LOW QUALITY PROTEIN: zinc finger protein 70 (The sequence of the model RefSeq protein was modified relative to this genomic sequence to represent the inferred CDS: inserted 5 bases in 4 codons; deleted 4 bases in 2 codons; substituted 1 base at 1 genomic stop codon); its protein translation is MTHRHHTPQGTCDYSLKKQRPLXRVKSSPPRRIPNADSRESPATETLGSNRIKEESKPEPLGCCGTEETDXDRHPPANQHNQLPVSSFSNSIVHCNQPSNLLSSASKHILRSWVENMVQTGGVHSVSESLHSCHVCSKTFTTPSSLEPHVMCHSHERPFDYKCCKFRFXADLNKDECIHTGERPYTVXLCRRRFNRTEILRRHLSXVHYGTGL